A single Caretta caretta isolate rCarCar2 chromosome 2, rCarCar1.hap1, whole genome shotgun sequence DNA region contains:
- the CBLN2 gene encoding cerebellin-2 — protein MPAPSRSGSSCWPLPKMPGLGRRGALPEPAGCCSCLAAALALLLLLPAGCPVRAQNDTEPIVLEGKCLVVCDSSPSADGAITSSLGISVRSGSAKVAFSATRSTNHEPSEMSNRTMTIYFDQVLVNIGNHFDLASSIFVAPRKGIYSFSFHVVKVYNRQTIQVSLMQNGYPVISAFAGDQDVTREAASNGVLLHMEREDKVHLKLERGNLMGGWKYSTFSGFLVFPL, from the exons ATGCCGGCGCCTAGCCGGAGCgggagcagctgctggcccctgccGAAGATGCCGGGGCTCGGGCGGCGGGGGGCGCTGCCGGAGCCCgcgggctgctgctcctgcctggcgGCGGcgctggccctgctgctgctgctgcccgccGGCTGCCCGGTGCGTGCGCAGAACGACACGGAGCCCATCGTGCTGGAGGGCAAGTGCCTGGTGGTTTGCGACTCCAGCCCCTCGGCGGACGGGGCCATCACCTCCTCCTTGGGGATCTCGGTGCGCTCGGGCAGCGCCAAGGTGGCCTTCTCGGCCACCCGGAGCACCAACCACGAGCCGTCGGAGATGAGCAACCGCACCATGACCATCTACTTCGACCAG GTATTAGTTAATATTGGCAACCATTTTGATCTTGCTTCCAGTATATTTGTAGCACCAAGAAAAGGGATTTATAGTTTCAGTTTCCACGTGGTCAAGGTCTATAACAGACAAACTATCCAG GTAAGTTTAATGCAAAACGGCtacccagtgatttcagcttttgcAGGGGATCAAGACGTCACCAGAGAAGCAGCCAGCAATGGAGTCTTGCTCCACATGGAGAGAGAAGACAAAGTGCATCTCAAACTGGAAAGGGGTAACCTCATGGGAGGGTGGAAATACTCAACCTTTTCTGGCTTCTTAGTCTTTCCACTATAA